From the genome of Opisthocomus hoazin isolate bOpiHoa1 chromosome 8, bOpiHoa1.hap1, whole genome shotgun sequence, one region includes:
- the TES gene encoding testin isoform X2 has protein sequence MQMGLGHEQGFGAPCLKCKDKCEGFELHFWRKICRNCKCGQEEHDVLTSNEEDRKVGKLFEDTKYTTLIAKLKNDGIPMYKRNVMILTNPVPAKKNISINTVTYEWAPPVQNQTLARQYMQMLPKEKQPVAGSEGAQYRKKQLAKQLPAHDQDPSKCHELSPNEVKQMEQFVKKYKNEALGVGDVKLPGEVETRATDKNNVNNGDRGTSAAVGAMEDKSPNRKASQYSCYRCKLNMKEGDPAVYAERAGYDKLWHPACFVCCTCSELLVDMIYFWKNGNLYCGRHYCDSEKPRCAGCDELIFSNEYTQAEGQNWHLKHFCCFDCDCVLAGEIYVMVNDKPVCKPCYVKNHAAICQGCHNAIDPEVQRVTYNNFNWHATEECFLCSCCSKCLIGQKFMPVEGMVFCSVECKKKMMS, from the exons ATGGGTTTGGGCCACGAGCAAGGATTTGGTGCCCCCTGCTTAAAATGCAAGGATAAGTGTGAAGGATTTGAGCTTCATTTCTGGAG aaaaatatgcCGCAACTGCAAATGTGGCCAGGAAGAGCATGATGTCCTCACAAGCAATGAGGAAGATCGGAAAGTGGGGAAGCTCTTTGAAGATACAAAATACACGACCCTTATTGCAAAGCTGAAGAATGATGGCATTCCCATGTATAAACGGAATGTAATGATACTGACTAATCCAGTGCCAGCCAAAAAGAATATATCCATCAATACTGTGACTTATGAGTGGGCTCCTCCTGTTCAGAATCAGACGCTT GCTAGACAGTATATGCAGATGCTACCAAAGGAGAAGCAGCCTGTTGCTGGCTCGGAAGGCGCACAGTACAGGAAGAAGCAGTTGGCTAAGCAGCTGCCTGCTCACGATCAGGATCCTTCAAAATGCCACGAGCTCTCCCCTAATGAAGTTAAGCAGATGGAACAATTTGTGAAGAAGTACAAAAATGAGGCACTTGGCGTGGGAGATGTCAAGCTCCCTGGTGAGGTGGAAACAAGAGCTACTGACAAGAATAACGTGAACAATGGTGACAGAGGCACCTCAGCTGCTGTAGGAGCAATGGAAGACAAGTCCCCAAATCGGAAGGCATCTCAGTAT TCCTGCTATCGCTGCAAACTGAACATGAAAGAAGGTGACCCAGCTGTCTATGCAGAACGTGCTGGATATGACAAATTGTGGCACCCAGCTTGTTTTGTCTGTTGCACCTGCAGTGAACTTCTGGTAGACATGATCTATTTCTGGAAGAATGGTAACCTGTACTGTGGGAGACACTATTGTGATAGTGAAAAACCCCGCTGTGCTGGATGTGATGAG CTGATATTCAGCAATGAATATACTCAAGCGGAAGGTCAAAACTGGCATCTGAAACACTTCTGCTGTTTTGACTGTGATTGCGTTTTGGCTGGGGAAATCTATGTAATGGTGAATGACAAGCCAGTCTGCAAACCCTGCTACGTGAAGAACCATGCTGCG ATCTGCCAAGGCTGTCATAATGCTATAGACCCAGAAGTTCAGCGTGTGACGTACAACAACTTCAACTGGCATGCTACGGAGGAATGCTTCTTGTGTTCCTGTTGCAGCAAGTGTCTGATTGGCCAGAAGTTCATGCCGGTGGAAGGGATGGTCTTTTGCTCAGTGGAATGTAAGAAAAAGATGATGTCTTAA
- the TES gene encoding testin isoform X1 — protein sequence MELETRVKKMGLGHEQGFGAPCLKCKDKCEGFELHFWRKICRNCKCGQEEHDVLTSNEEDRKVGKLFEDTKYTTLIAKLKNDGIPMYKRNVMILTNPVPAKKNISINTVTYEWAPPVQNQTLARQYMQMLPKEKQPVAGSEGAQYRKKQLAKQLPAHDQDPSKCHELSPNEVKQMEQFVKKYKNEALGVGDVKLPGEVETRATDKNNVNNGDRGTSAAVGAMEDKSPNRKASQYSCYRCKLNMKEGDPAVYAERAGYDKLWHPACFVCCTCSELLVDMIYFWKNGNLYCGRHYCDSEKPRCAGCDELIFSNEYTQAEGQNWHLKHFCCFDCDCVLAGEIYVMVNDKPVCKPCYVKNHAAICQGCHNAIDPEVQRVTYNNFNWHATEECFLCSCCSKCLIGQKFMPVEGMVFCSVECKKKMMS from the exons ATGGGTTTGGGCCACGAGCAAGGATTTGGTGCCCCCTGCTTAAAATGCAAGGATAAGTGTGAAGGATTTGAGCTTCATTTCTGGAG aaaaatatgcCGCAACTGCAAATGTGGCCAGGAAGAGCATGATGTCCTCACAAGCAATGAGGAAGATCGGAAAGTGGGGAAGCTCTTTGAAGATACAAAATACACGACCCTTATTGCAAAGCTGAAGAATGATGGCATTCCCATGTATAAACGGAATGTAATGATACTGACTAATCCAGTGCCAGCCAAAAAGAATATATCCATCAATACTGTGACTTATGAGTGGGCTCCTCCTGTTCAGAATCAGACGCTT GCTAGACAGTATATGCAGATGCTACCAAAGGAGAAGCAGCCTGTTGCTGGCTCGGAAGGCGCACAGTACAGGAAGAAGCAGTTGGCTAAGCAGCTGCCTGCTCACGATCAGGATCCTTCAAAATGCCACGAGCTCTCCCCTAATGAAGTTAAGCAGATGGAACAATTTGTGAAGAAGTACAAAAATGAGGCACTTGGCGTGGGAGATGTCAAGCTCCCTGGTGAGGTGGAAACAAGAGCTACTGACAAGAATAACGTGAACAATGGTGACAGAGGCACCTCAGCTGCTGTAGGAGCAATGGAAGACAAGTCCCCAAATCGGAAGGCATCTCAGTAT TCCTGCTATCGCTGCAAACTGAACATGAAAGAAGGTGACCCAGCTGTCTATGCAGAACGTGCTGGATATGACAAATTGTGGCACCCAGCTTGTTTTGTCTGTTGCACCTGCAGTGAACTTCTGGTAGACATGATCTATTTCTGGAAGAATGGTAACCTGTACTGTGGGAGACACTATTGTGATAGTGAAAAACCCCGCTGTGCTGGATGTGATGAG CTGATATTCAGCAATGAATATACTCAAGCGGAAGGTCAAAACTGGCATCTGAAACACTTCTGCTGTTTTGACTGTGATTGCGTTTTGGCTGGGGAAATCTATGTAATGGTGAATGACAAGCCAGTCTGCAAACCCTGCTACGTGAAGAACCATGCTGCG ATCTGCCAAGGCTGTCATAATGCTATAGACCCAGAAGTTCAGCGTGTGACGTACAACAACTTCAACTGGCATGCTACGGAGGAATGCTTCTTGTGTTCCTGTTGCAGCAAGTGTCTGATTGGCCAGAAGTTCATGCCGGTGGAAGGGATGGTCTTTTGCTCAGTGGAATGTAAGAAAAAGATGATGTCTTAA